One segment of Salvelinus alpinus chromosome 1, SLU_Salpinus.1, whole genome shotgun sequence DNA contains the following:
- the LOC139570836 gene encoding cdc42 effector protein 4-like, with translation MPILKQLVSGSSQTKQRRSRMDLTREMISAPLGDFRHTMHVGRSGDAFGDTSFLSTHSGEAPHQAEPQAHPHSPRPGLLSRTFRSSKRSQSVTRVDQRDCSLAPPGGSPTFVKNAMSLPFLNDENGDHVDGGHRVPKSLSSSPLKQLNEQDGGGGTWPSNGAAAGARSLELDERSFGELTDLPSPSRGYYGGGMKHAVSVMSFHIDLGPSMLGDILGVMEKEDDDLGYEEGKSNEGRASPTLLLGREVGGEEEGEEEEPEAELLQEEAVPVPVSPTSSVEPEVGEDEGAPYTPEYTPEPRPKHLQHQLDTCSVSSSASGSAHVEQGKPDGQLHGGDTDSATFSAPPEEEELGKFSSFLEDEDDEIHV, from the coding sequence ATGCCCATCCTAAAGCAGCTGGTATCTGGTTCGTCCCAGACCAAACAGCGCCGCTCCCGTATGGACCTGACCCGGGAGATGATCAGCGCCCCCCTGGGGGACTTCCGCCACACCATGCACGTGGGGCGCAGCGGGGACGCCTTCGGGGACACCTCTTTCCTCTCCACCCACTCCGGGGAGGCCCCCCATCAGGCCGAACCCCAGGCCCATCCCCACTCCCCCCGCCCGGGCCTTTTATCCAGAACCTTCCGCAGCAGCAAACGCTCCCAGTCCGTCACCAGGGTGGACCAGAGAGACTGCTCGCTAGCGCCACCCGGTGGCTCGCCCACCTTCGTGAAGAACGCCATGTCTCTCCCCTTCCTCAATGATGAAAACGGTGACCATGTTGATGGAGGACACAGGGTGCCTAAGAGCCTCTCATCCAGCCCACTGAAACAACTGAATGAGCAGGATGGAGGTGGAGGTACCTGGCCGTCTAATGGGGCCGCTGCTGGGGCCCGCTCTCTGGAGCTGGATGAGAGGAGCTTTGGGGAGCTGACTGACCTGCCAAGCCCCAGCCGCGGGTACTACGGAGGGGGGATGAAGCACGCTGTGTCGGTCATGTCGTTCCACATCGACCTGGGGCCCTCCATGTTGGGGGACATCCTGGGGGTGATGGAGAAGGAGGATGATGATCTGGGATACGAGGAGGGGAAGAGCAATGAGGGACGGGCCTCTCCTACACTACTCCtggggagggaggtgggaggagaggaggagggagaagaagaagaaccGGAAGCTGAGCTGCTGCAGGAGGAGGCGGTCCCTGTACCTGTGAGTCCAACCAGCTCTGTAGAACCTGAGgtgggagaggatgagggagCACCCTACACCCCAGAGTACACCCCAGAGCCCCGCCCTAAACACCTGCAGCACCAATTAGATACCTGTTCTGTGTCAAGCTCCGCCTCTGGCTCCGCCCACGTGGAGCAGGGGAAACCAGACGGACAGCTCCACGGGGGGGATACGGACAGTGCCACTTTCAGCGCCCCacctgaggaggaggagctgggaAAGTTTTCTTCCTTCTTGGAGGACGAGGATGATGAGATCCATGTATGA